Proteins co-encoded in one Arachis hypogaea cultivar Tifrunner chromosome 13, arahy.Tifrunner.gnm2.J5K5, whole genome shotgun sequence genomic window:
- the LOC112735757 gene encoding uncharacterized protein yields MGRSRSGYDESGLKKGPWTAEEDRILVDYINKNGHGSNWRALPKIAGLNRCGKSCRLRWSNYLRPGIKRGKFSQEEEKLIINLHQLLGNKWSAIASHLPGRTDNEIKNFWNTNLRKKLLRMGLDPVTHRPRLDHNHNNQLQLLSNLQHLLLAANILNNNNNNNNALLSTLLINSDHAKLQILQNMLQILATTTTTNNNNLALNLEPLLNHQQFGPLTSSSSSSSVPNGFYESLGLNESMLQNLICSNDSFPCQNQPNFQNFEAPPHDDNQHNMNGGSCMMKSENVNNNNNEKVVVDGTNSSSTPTTPLNCYSLPNLVSASSPDHEYSNKVNNNNNNNNNNNNNNSPTSTNNFEMWTDFMYEEASDAYWKHIIDQESNQP; encoded by the exons ATGGGGAGATCACGAAGTGGTTATGATGAGAGTGGGTTGAAGAAAGGTCCATGGACAGCGGAAGAGGATAGAATATTGGTGGATTACATAAACAAAAACGGCCATGGAAGTAATTGGCGAGCGCTTCCTAAGATTGCAGGTCTAAACAGATGTGGAAAGAGTTGCAGGCTGAGGTGGAGTAACTACCTCAGGCCTGGTATCAAGAGAGGAAAATTCTCTCAAGAAGAAGAGAAACTCATCATTAACTTACATCAACTTCTTGGCAATAA GTGGTCAGCAATAGCAAGTCATCTACCAGGAAGAACTGACAATGAAATCAAGAATTTCTGGAACACTAATCTTAGAAAGAAGCTTCTACGAATGGGGTTAGATCCAGTGACTCATCGTCCAAGATTAGATCATAATCATAATAATCAACTTCAACTTCTTTCCAATCTTCAACACTTGCTTCTTGCTGCAAACATtctcaacaataataacaacaacaataatgctcTATTAAGTACTCTTCTTATTAACTCTGATCATGCCAAACTCCAAATCCTCCAAAACATGCTTCAAATCCttgctactactactactactaataataataatcttgcaCTAAACTTGGAGCCACTACTTAATCATCAACAATTTGGTCCATtaacctcatcatcatcatcatcatcagttcCAAATGGTTTTTATGAATCTTTAGGGTTGAATGAATCTATGCTCCAAAACCTTATTTGCAGTAATGATTCTTTCCCTTGTCAAAATCAGCCCAATTTCCAAAACTTTGAAGCTCCTCCTCATGATGATAATCAGCACAACATGAATGGTGGTAGTTGCATGATGAAGTCTGaaaatgttaataataataataatgagaaaGTTGTTGTTGATGGCAcaaattcttcttctactcctacAACACCATTGAATTGTTATTCACTTCCAAATCTGGTTTCAGCCTCATCACCTGATCATGAATATTCCAAcaaagtaaataataataataataataataataataataataataataattctccaACTTCAACCAACAACTTTGAAATGTGGACAGATTTCATGTATGAGGAAGCAAGTGATGCTTATTGGAAACACATCATAGA TCAAGAATCTAACCAGCCATAG